Below is a window of Herminiimonas arsenicoxydans DNA.
TCGTGCGCACCATACAGCCGGTGCTGGAAGATGCCGAGCGCGAGCTGGAAGAGGCGGCAGTCAGTCTGGGTGCCAGTCATTGGCAAACTTTTACCAAGGTTATTTTTCCTACGGTGCTGCCGGCATTGCTGACAGGTTTTGCGCTGGCCTTTGCGCGTGCAACCGGAGAATACGGTTCCGTCATTTTCATTGCCGGCAATATGCCGATGGTGTCGGAAATCACGCCGCTGTTCATTGTGACCAAGCTGGAGCAATACGATTATGCCGGCGCCACCGCGATTGCCGTGGTGATGCTGCTGGCTTCGTTCCTGATGTTGCTGACGATTAATGTATTGCAGGCCTGGACGCGCAAACGCGGACAAGCGGAGAAAGTCTGATATGGCCGCCATTGCCCCTCCATCTACATCTAATAACGCGTTTGTCGCCAGCGTGCCGCGCGCAGCACATGTGCCGGCCGCAACGCTGGAGCCGGTCTGGGTGCGCAGCCTGCTGATCGGTGTTGCGCTGGCTTTTCTTGCGCTGTTTCTGTTTGTGCCGCTGATGGCGGTGTTTGCCGAAGCCCTGAAAAAAGGCTGGGATGCCTACATCGCGGCGATCCTTGAAGAAGATGCATTGTCGGCGATCAAGCTGACGCTGATTACCGCCGCGATTGCCGTACCCTTGAATCTGATATTCGGCGTGGCCGCTTCGTGGTGTATCGCCAAATTCGATTTTCGCGGAAAAAGTTTTTTGCTGACCCTGATCGATTTGCCGTTTTCGGTTTCGCCGGTGATTTCCGGTCTGATTTACGTGCTGCTGTTCGGTGCGCAAGGCTGGTTCGGCGGCTGGCTGATTGAACACAATATCAAGATCCTGTTTGCGGTACCGGGTATCGTGCTGGCCACCATCTTCGTCACTTTTCCATTCGTGGCGCGTGAATTGATCCCGCTGATGCAATCGCAGGGTAGCGAAGAGGAAGAAGCGGCGCTGGTACTGGGCGCCTCGGGCTGGAAAACCTTCTGGCATGTGACGCTGCCGAATATCAAATGGGGTTTGCTGTACGGCGTCATTCTGTGCAATGCGCGGGCGATGGGCGAATTTGGCGCAGTTTCGGTAGTTTCCGGGCACATACGCGGACAAACGAATACCATTCCGCTACAGGTTGAGATTCTGTATAACGAATACCAGTTTTCCGCAGCATTCGCAGTCGCTTCGTTGCTGGCATTGCTGGCACTGGTTACACTGGCGCTCAAATCATTTATCGAATGGCGTTTGCGGGACACACACGAACAGTTTCAGGAGCAGGGATCATGAGTATCGAAGTTAAAAACATCAACAAGAAATTCGGCAATTTTGTCGCCCTCAACGATGTATCGCTGGAATTTCCAGCCGGTGAATTGACGGCATTGCTCGGGCCTTCCGGCTGTGGCAAGACAACCTTGTTGCGCATCATCGCGGGTCTGGAGCAGCCGGATCACGGCCAGGTGCTGCTGGACGGCGAAGATGCATCGGCGCGCCATGTGCGTGAGCGTCAGGTCGGCTTTGTGTTCCAGCATTACGCCTTGTTCAAGCACATGACGGTGTTTGAAAACATCGCCTTTGGCTTGCGCGTGCGTCCCGCAGCAACGCGTCCTTCCGAATCGGTGATCAAGGAAAAGGTCACCAAGCTGCTCGAACTGGTGCAGCTCGACTGGCTGGCCGATCGCTATCCGCCGCAATTGTCCGGCGGTCAGCGTCAGCGGATTGCACTGGCGCGCGCATTGGCAGTCGAGCCGCGCGTGCTGTTGCTGGACGAACCGTTCGGTGCGCTGGATGCAAAAGTACGCAAGGAATTGCGCCGCTGGTTGCGCCGTCTGCATGACGAATTGCATGTCACCAGCATTTTCGTCACCCACGATCAGGAAGAGGCGCTGGAAGTCGCGGATCAAATCGTGCTGATGAACAAGGGTCATGTCGAGCAGATCGGTGCGCCCAAGGATGTCTACAACAATCCGGCTTCGCCATTTGTCTATGGTTTCCTCGGTAACGTGAATCTGTTTCGCGGTCGCGTGCATGAAGGCGTGCTGCAATCATCGGGCATTGCGTTCGATGCGCCGGATCATGCAAAAACGCAGGATGCCCGGGGCATCGGCTATGTGCGTCCGCACGATCTGGAAGTCGATCGCTACACTTCCGGCGCGGAAGGCATCGTGGTGCAGTTGCGCCGCGCGCATGCCATCGGCCCGCTGGCGCAACTCGAACTGGAACGCGACGACAACGGCGAGTTGATCGAAGCAGTGATTTCAAATGAACGCTTTGGTTTGTTGAAACTGAAGGAAGGCGAAACGCTGGTGGTACGTCCCAAACGTCTGCAGGTATTTGTCGACGATTCGATCTGATACATACCGCTGCACCGTCGCTGCAGGAGTACGCGACCAGCATGTTGTGAGGGCGGTGCATTTAGGTAAAGGTTTTGAGGTATGAATTTTCAGCAATTACGATCGATACGCGAAACCGCGCGTTGCGGCTTTAATCTGACCGAGGTGGCGAACGTGCTGTTTACGTCCCAGCCCGGCGTGAGTCGTCAAATACGCGAGCTGGAGGAAGAGCTGGGCGTCGATATTTTCGAGCGCAACGGCAAGCGCCTGACAGGTCTGACCGATCCCGGTCGCGGCATTCTGACGATCATCGATCGCTTGTTGCTGGAAGCGGAAAACCTGCAGCGCGCCAGCCAGGAATATGCCGGACAGGAAATCGGTACGCTGGCTGTGGCCACCACCCATACGCAGGCGCGCTACATGCTGCCGGAAGTCGTGCAGGCATTTCGCGCCGAGTTCCCGAAAGTACGCATCGCCTTGCAGCAGAGTTCGCCGGAACATATTGCCGAATGGGTATTGTCGGGCAAGGCGGATATCGGGATTGCCACCGAGGGTTTGAGCCAGTTTGAAGATCTGGTTTCCTTTCCCTGCTATCGCTGGCACCATGCGATTGTAGTGCCGCAAGGGCATGCCTTGTTGTCGCATGCGCCGGTCACGCTGGAAGCGCTGGCAAAATATCCATTGATTACCTACGATCTCGGTTTTACCGGTCGCGGACATATCGATGATGCATTTAAAAGTGCCGATATCGCCCCCGACATCGTATTGACGGCCATGGACTCGGACGTGATTCAGCAATATGTGTCGCTGGGTCTGGGCGTGGGCATAGTCGCCTCGATGGCAGTGCAGCACAACGGCAGCCACGGCCTGGCAGTCATCGATGGATCGCATCTTTTTGCGCAGAATGTGACGCGTCTGGCAGTACGTCGCGGCGCCTATCTGCGGCAATATACCTATAGCTTCATTCAACAGTTTGCACCGGAATTGACGCGTGCCGATATCGACAGGGCGCTGAAACCGGCTGCGTAATGCCAAATATGGATGGATATTTTCCATGCCGTTCAGTGTTCCACTGAGCGGCATTTTTGTTTTTGCGACGGTTTGGGCTGGCGTCCGCATTTTTCCGGCAGATACCGGATAGAACTTCGATAAGGAAACAATGTCTCAGTAGCACCATGTCCTGGTGCAACATATCAATCTTGATCGAGAAATACCTGGAATCAGGTACTTCTTGCGTCCGGGGCGGAAGACTTGCCGATGTGAGCTGCGCACATGGAATTGTTCGATGGCAATAGATTTTGGCGTTGCATCTATTTACCCGATATTCATTTAAAAATGAGGTCACCAACATGAAAACCGTCACAGCATCTGCGTTATTGAGCGCCATTGTTCTCGTTGCCGGTTGCGCCGGCTATCACGCTACAGGCCCGAGTGCTGAAGCCAGACTGAAGCCGACACAGGGAAACAGGACCAGCGGCTTCGTGCACTTTCAGCAAAACGGTGATCGCGTGACTGTGCGCGCCAGCATAGAGGGTTTGACGCCCGGCCTGCACGGATTTCATGTTCATGAAAAAGGTGATTGCAGCGCGCCGGATGCCATGAGCGCCGGCGGGCATTTTAATCCTGGTGCGAAACATCATGGCGCACCGACGAGTGCCGATCATCATGGCGGCGACTTTGGTAATCTGACTGCGGATGCCAACGGCAGAGCATCGCTGACTCTGGTTGTTACCAAGGGCGAGATTACGCTGGATAGGGATGCCGCCAACAGCATCATCGGCAAAGGCTTGATCGTGCATGCCGATCCCGATGATTACAAAACCCAGCCTACCGGCAATTCCGGCAAGCGCCTGGCTTGTGGAGTGATTGTGCGAAACTAGTATTCAGGATTTGAAGTAAAAATGCCGTTCAGTTTCAAACTGAACGGCATTTTTTTACGCCTGTCTGCAAGTAAAAGCCAGGCGGATGCGGCAGGTTTTAATCAAGGCAGCAGCGATCTTTTTGCTGCCAGCTTGCCCTTGATTTCCGCACTGGTTTTTTCGATGGCGGCAAGACGGTAAGAAGTAGCAGGATGGATCGCAGTGTAGGCGTTCAGTACGGTCGCCGGATACTGGGTGGCCAGTCGCTGCCAGAAAGCGGCGGCGCCATCGATGTTGTAGCCGGCGCGTACCAGCATATAGAGTGCCAGCGTATCGGCCGCGGCATCGAGCTCCTGCGGTGTTGCAAGCATGCCGCCGGAACCGCCCAGCGTACTGGTGTCCGGTGCGATGCGAATCAGATTGTCGATGATACCGCCTGCGGTGGCATTCATTCTTTGTCGGGTTGGATGGCCGAGCGCGTTATGCGCGAGTTCTTTCGCCAGCACATAGGCCAGCTCGGTATCGTTCCTGACGAAGTTCAGCATGCCGCGCGTGAGCAGCACGCGCCGGCCGTCTGCGTAGGCATTCACATTGTCGACATTGCCGAGTTCGATGCCGAAGCCGCAAGCCAGCGTCAACGGTACGGTGGCGCTTGTATTGGTGCCGTTGCGCAGCAAGCTCAGTTTGACGGAAGAACGTTTGCTGACCAGCGGGCCGAGCATGGCCGCTGCCTGACGCTCGGCGTTCGGACCTTGCGGAATCGCAGTGCCTTCTACTGTCATCAGCATATCGCCGCGCTTGATGCCGGAACGTGCAGCGCCGCTGTTGTTCAGCACGCCCATGACTTGCAGGCGTTCGTCGAAACCCAGCGATTGCGCAGCGTCGACATAATCTTCAGAAAACGAATACTTGTTCTTGGCGCTGAAGCCGATCAGATTGCGGGCATGACCTTTGCACAAAGGCGCATTACTGACCAGCAGCGGTGCGGCAACGCGGTACAGGCGATCCTGCTGGCTGGTGATTGCGCGCAGGGTTTGCAACTGCGACGATTCGCTGGTCGTGATGCCGACGCGCGGTGCGGGAGTCTCGAGCGACACCGTGCTGCAACCGGCCAGCAACAAGGCGACAGGAAACAACGCTGTCTTGAGGGAAGGCGCGCGCCGGAGCGGGTATCGTAAAGCTTGTAGCAGGCCTGACATCAATCATTCTCCTGAGAATTTAGTGTTTGCCGGTACTGCCGAAGCCGCCGGCACCGCGCTCGCTGCTGTCGAAATCATCGACGATATTGAAACCCACCTGCAGCACCGGAACGATGACCAGTTGCGCCAGACGCTCCATCGGATTAAGGACAAACTCGGCTTGACCGCGGTTCCATGTGGAAACCATCAATTGGCCCTGATAATCGGAGTCGATCAGGCCGACCAAGTTCCCCAGTACGATGCCATGTTTGTGGCCCATGCCGCTGCGTGGCAGGATGACGGCAGCATACGCCGGATTGCCGATATGTATCGCCAGCCCGGTCGGAATCAAGTGCGTTTCGCCCGGTTTGATGGTAATCGGTGCTTCGATGCAGGCACGCAGATCGAGCCCGGCGCTACCGGATGTGGCATAAGCCGGCATTTGTTCCTGCATGCGGGGATCGAGAATTTTTACGTCTATTGTTTTCATGTGAACGATGGTTGAATGAAATGAATGGCAGACGCTGTCAGCGACAAGTATGCGGTCCTGTTACAGACGACGGGCGATTTCGCCTACCAGCTGACGCGCCAGTTTTTGCTTGTCGGCCAATGGGAACAGCGTATGGCCCTGATCGTCGAACAGCATCAGTTCGTTCTGATCCTGGCCAAAAGTTTGATGGCCGATATTACCGACCAGCAGCGGAATGTTCTTTTTCTTGCGTTTGGCTTCGCCGTACTCCTGCAGATTTTCCGACTCTGCGGCAAAGCCCACGCAATACGGACGTTTCTCCAGTGCGGCGACGGCGGCCAGAATATCGGTGTTTTGCTCGAATTCCAGTGCCGGCGCATGTCCGGCTGCGTCTTTCTTCAATTTCTGCGCGCTCTGATTTTTGACGCGCCAGTCGGCGACTGCCGCCACTGCAATGAATACATGCTGCGAACTGATGCGCGACATCACGGCATCGTGCATTTGTGCAGCAGTTTGCACGTTGATGCAATGCACACCGTACGGTGCAGCCAATGCAGTCGGGCCGGAAATCAGCGTGACCTCGGCGCCGGCTTCGCGTGCGGCGCGTGCAATCGCATAGCCCATTTTTCCGGATGAAAGGTTGGTAATGCCGCGCACCGGATCGATAGGCTCGAAGGTCGGGCCGGCGGTCACCATCACGCTTTTGCCGACCAGCAGATTCGGCTGGAAGCTGGCGATGATTTCTTCCAGCAACTGTTCCGGCTCCAGCATGCGGCCCATACCGGTTTCACCGCAGGCCTGTTCGCCGGCATCCGGGCCGAACACGGCAATGCGGTCTGCCCGCACTTGTGCGACGTTGCGTTTGGTGGCCGGGTTTTGCCACATCTCTACATTCATGGCTGGCGCGATCATCAGCGGCAAGGTGTCGGGCCGTGCCACGCACAGGGTGGACAGCAGATCGTCGCAAGCGCCGTGCGCAAGCTTGAAAATGAAATCGGCGGAGCAGGGTGCGATCACGATGGCATCGGCATCGCGCGTCAGATCGATGTGCGGCATATTGTTGGCAACACGCGCATCCCATTGATCGGTGACGACCGGATTGCCCGACAAGGCCTGCATGGTGACCGGCGTGATGAAGTGCGTAGCTGCATCCGTCATCACGATCTGTACCGTGGCGCCTGCCTTGCTCAGGGCGCGCGTCAATTCCGCTGCCTTGTAGCAGGCGACGCCGCCGGTCAATCCCAGTATGATTTTTTTACCAGCAAGATCCATGAGGACTCCTGAAAGATGTCGCGGGCTAGTTTAACAGTTCAAGTGCCGGAAGCCGGTTTTTTGCTGCGCTTCAGTTCATCGTAGACGAACAGCACTGCGCCGATGCAAATCGCACTGTCGGCAATATTGAATGCCGGCCAATGCCAGTTACCGATATAGACATCCAGAAAGTCGATCACGTGGCCGTACAGAATACGGTCGATCACATTGCCGATCGCGCCGCCGAGTATCAATGTCAGCGCCCAGCTCAACAAACGCTGGCCCTGATTCTTTTTCAGCAGATAGATGATGAAGGCTGATGCACCGATACCGATCACGGTGAAGAAATGCCGCTGCCAGCCGGTTTCCGATGCCAGGAAGCTGAAAGCAGCGCCCTTGTTATAGACCAGCACCAGATTGAAGAACGGCGTAACTGGCATAGCCTCGCCGTACACGAAGGTGCTGGTAATCGCGATCTTGGTAATCTGATCGAGAATGATCAGAATCGCAGCGATACCCAGCCAGCGGGCGATACCGGTATTTGTAGAAACGTTGCTCATCAGTTCTTTCGCTATCAGTTCAGACTATCGTTATGCAAAGTGTCGTGCTTCGCCTTTGCCGAACAGGTTGGCGACGCAGCGACCGCACAGCCCTTCGTGCTCCGCATGTGAGCCCACATCGGCGCGATAGTGCCAGCAGCGTTCACATTTTTGATAAGTGGATGGTGTGACCAGGACAGATTCTTCTTCTGTGCCGGCGACTTTTTTCACGCTGGCTTGCGATGTGATCAGGACGAATTTCAAATCGTCGTCCAGGCTTTCCAGCGCTGCAAACTTGTCGCCGCTGGCTTGTAATGCAACTTCAGCCTGCAGCGATGAACCGATGCCGCCGGCGACGCGTACTTCTTCCAGTTGCTTGGTGACGTCGTTGCGCACTTCGCGCAGCAAGGTGTACTTGCCCAGCAAGGCATCGCCGTCAGCAACTTCGGGCAAGGCGTAATACGTTTGCGTGAAGATCGTGTCGCCGGCATCCTTGCCGGCAAAAATCACCCACGCTTCTTCTGCGGTAAACGACAGCACCGGTGCCATCAGGCGCAGCAGCGATTGCGTCAAATGCCAGATAGCGCTTTGCGCCGAACGACGTGCATGCGAAGTGACGCCGCTGGTGTACAGGCGATCTTTCAGGATATCCAGATAGAAGCCGCCCAGATCTTCGGTGCAATATCCTTGCAGCTTGGAGATGACAGGATGGAATTCGTAGGCGCGGTAATGTGCGACGATTTCATTTTGCATCGCGTTCATTTGCGCGATCGCATAACGGTCGATTTCCAGCATGTCGGCAACCGCGACCAGATCCTTGCCGGCGTCGAAATCGGACGTATTCGACAGCAGGAAGCGCAAGGTATTGCGAATGCGGCGATAGCTTTCAGTCACGCGTTTCAGGATTTCATCCGAGATCGACAGCTCGCCCGAATAATCGGTAGCCGCCACCCACAGGCGCAGAATGTCGGCGCCCAGCGAATCGGATACCTTTTGTGGTGCCACCACGTTACCTTTGGACTTGGACATTTTCTTGCCCTCGCCATCGACCACGAAGCCGTGCGTCAGCAACGCCTTGTATGGCGCGTGACCGTTCAGCATGGACGAGGTCAGCAAGGAAGAATGGAACCAGCCGCGATGCTGATCCGATCCTTCCAGATACAAGTCAGCCGGGAAGGCCAGTTGCTCCTTGTGGGAGCCGCGCAATACCGTCTGGTGCGTGGTGCCGGAATCGAACCAGACGTCCAGCGTGTCCTTGTTCTTCAGGTACATGTCGGCGTCGTCGCCGAGCAATTCTTTAGGGTCTAGCTTCAGCCAGGCTTCGATGCCGTTTTTCTCTACGCGCTGTGCAATCTGTTCCAGCAGTTCCGGTGTGCGCGGATGCAGATCGCCGCTTTCCTTGTGCACGAAGAAGGCCATCGGCACGCCCCATTGACGCTGACGCGACAGCGTCCAGTCGGGACGGTTGGCGATCATGCCGTGCAAACGCGCCTTGCCCCAGCCCGGGAAAAATTCGGTTTGTTCGATTGCCGCCAGCGCCGTTTCGCGCAGGGTCGTGCCCTGATTTTTCGGCATGACATCCATGCCGGCAAACCATTGCGATGTGGCGCGATAGATGATCGGCGTTTTATGGCGCCAGCAATGCATATAGCTGTGATCGAACATGACCAGCTTGAACAAGGAGCCGACTTCATCGAGTTTGGCGCAGATCGGTTTGGATGCTTCCCAGATGGTCAGGCCGCCAAACAGCGGTAGCCACGATGCGTATTTGCCGTCGGCCATGACAGGGGCGACGATCTCGTCGTCTTTCAGACCATGCGATTTGCAGGAAATGAAATCCTCGATACCGTAGGCAGGTGCCGAGTGCACGATGCCGGTGCCGCTATCGGCGGTCACGTAAGTGCCCGGATAGATAGGCGACAAGCGGTTGTAGCCGGGATCGACATCGGCGAACGGATGTTTGAATTTGATCATGGCCAGCGCTTCGCCGACGCAGGTGGCGATGGTTTTGCCTTCCAGGCCGTAGCGCTGCAGCGTGGCTTCGACCAGATCGGCGGCGAGGATCAGCAACACCGTTTCGCCCTTGCGTTCGGTTTGCACCAGCGCGTAGGTAAATTCCGGATGCACGTTCAGCGCCTGGTTGGCGGGGATGGTCCAGGGCGTTGTGGTCCAGATGACGGCGTAACCTTTATTGGTCGGCAGTTTGGCCAGGCCAAATGCCTTCGCGACTTTTTCCGGTTCGGCAAACGGGAAGCCGACGTCGATGGCCGGATCGCGCTTGTCCTGGTATTCGACTTCTGCTTCTGCCAATGCCGAGCCGCAATCGAAACACCAGTTGACCGGTTTCAGGCCGCGATAGACATAGCCTTTTTCCAGCAGGGTGCCGAGCGCACGAATTTCATCGGCTTCGTTGCCGAAGTCCATGGTTTTGTATGGATTGTCCCATTCGCCGAGTACACCGAGGCGGATGAAGTCTTTCTTCTGGCGTTCGATTTGTTCGGTAGCGTAGGCGCGCGATTTTTCCAGCACCTCCGCGGTCGGCAGGCTCTTGCCGTACAGTTTTTCGATCTGGATTTCGATCGGCATGCCGTGACAATCCCAGCCCGGCACGTAAGGTGCGTCGTAGCCGTCGAACTGGCGCGTCTTGACGATCATGTCTTTCAGGATCTTGTTGACTGCATGACCGATATGGATGTCGCCATTCGCGTACGGCGGGCCGTCGTGCAGAATGAATTTCGGCCGGCCTTTGGATGCTTCGCGGATTTTTTCGTAAATCTTTTTATCCTGCCATTGCTTGACCCATTGCGGCTCGCGCTTGGCGAGATCGCCGCGCATGGGGAAAGACGTATCGGTCATGTTGACCGGATATTTGCTGGCTTGCTTGGCTTCTGGCTTGTTCGGCTTGCCGGGTTTGTTTTGATTGTCGGACATGGTCTGCTTTTATAAAGTATTCAGTTGGATCAAACGAACGGTCGTGATGATCTGGATTTCAAAATGCGACGTTCGATCGTCAAATTCGGTCGGTGGCGGAGGTCGCCGAGTCGGCTATCTGCTTGAAGTAAGTACGTGCCTGCACTGCATCGCGTTCGATCGCTTGCGTCAGTGTCGGCAAGTCGATGTACTTTTCCTCATCGCGCAATTTTTTCAGAAATTCGACACGTATCAATTTGCCGTAGCATTGTTGCGAGTAGTCGAACAGATGTGTCTCCAGTAGTACGCGGCCGCTATCGTCCACCGTCGGACGTATACCTATGCTGGCCACGCCGGGTAGAGCGTCATCTGCCAAGCCATGCACCTGCACTATATAAATACCGGACAGCGCAGGATGC
It encodes the following:
- the ileS gene encoding isoleucine tRNA synthetase (Isoleucine--tRNA ligase) (IleRS) (Evidence 2a : Function of homologous gene experimentally demonstrated in an other organism; PubMedId : 91222233, 93065273, 2985604, 6374664, 6378662, 6390679, 7929087, 9554847; Product type e : enzyme) yields the protein MSDNQNKPGKPNKPEAKQASKYPVNMTDTSFPMRGDLAKREPQWVKQWQDKKIYEKIREASKGRPKFILHDGPPYANGDIHIGHAVNKILKDMIVKTRQFDGYDAPYVPGWDCHGMPIEIQIEKLYGKSLPTAEVLEKSRAYATEQIERQKKDFIRLGVLGEWDNPYKTMDFGNEADEIRALGTLLEKGYVYRGLKPVNWCFDCGSALAEAEVEYQDKRDPAIDVGFPFAEPEKVAKAFGLAKLPTNKGYAVIWTTTPWTIPANQALNVHPEFTYALVQTERKGETVLLILAADLVEATLQRYGLEGKTIATCVGEALAMIKFKHPFADVDPGYNRLSPIYPGTYVTADSGTGIVHSAPAYGIEDFISCKSHGLKDDEIVAPVMADGKYASWLPLFGGLTIWEASKPICAKLDEVGSLFKLVMFDHSYMHCWRHKTPIIYRATSQWFAGMDVMPKNQGTTLRETALAAIEQTEFFPGWGKARLHGMIANRPDWTLSRQRQWGVPMAFFVHKESGDLHPRTPELLEQIAQRVEKNGIEAWLKLDPKELLGDDADMYLKNKDTLDVWFDSGTTHQTVLRGSHKEQLAFPADLYLEGSDQHRGWFHSSLLTSSMLNGHAPYKALLTHGFVVDGEGKKMSKSKGNVVAPQKVSDSLGADILRLWVAATDYSGELSISDEILKRVTESYRRIRNTLRFLLSNTSDFDAGKDLVAVADMLEIDRYAIAQMNAMQNEIVAHYRAYEFHPVISKLQGYCTEDLGGFYLDILKDRLYTSGVTSHARRSAQSAIWHLTQSLLRLMAPVLSFTAEEAWVIFAGKDAGDTIFTQTYYALPEVADGDALLGKYTLLREVRNDVTKQLEEVRVAGGIGSSLQAEVALQASGDKFAALESLDDDLKFVLITSQASVKKVAGTEEESVLVTPSTYQKCERCWHYRADVGSHAEHEGLCGRCVANLFGKGEARHFA